From Aquabacter sp. L1I39, the proteins below share one genomic window:
- a CDS encoding DUF167 family protein → MTPPMTFWTARGDGLEVRVRATPKGGRDALDGVVTLSDGRDVLKIRVRAVAEDGAATQAVMKVLAQACGVAPARVRLLSGATARLKTFHVEGDVDALVTALTARSS, encoded by the coding sequence CTGACGCCGCCCATGACCTTCTGGACGGCGCGGGGGGACGGCCTTGAGGTGCGCGTGCGCGCGACTCCCAAGGGCGGGCGGGATGCTCTCGACGGCGTGGTCACCCTCTCCGATGGGCGGGACGTGCTGAAGATCCGGGTGCGGGCGGTGGCGGAAGACGGCGCCGCCACCCAGGCGGTGATGAAAGTGCTGGCACAGGCCTGCGGCGTCGCCCCGGCGCGCGTGCGGCTGCTCTCCGGCGCCACGGCGCGGCTGAAAACCTTTCATGTGGAAGGGGATGTGGACGCCCTTGTGACGGCGCTGACCGCGCGCTCGTCGTGA
- a CDS encoding alpha/beta hydrolase domain-containing protein, whose product MTKPTRPRTARNAGLPWRRPHALAASLALGATAALLGPAAAEVTRLEGLTRTPAYDGRSFGAAGAYEKIEARVRFAIDPKSERARKVAGIDKAPVNAKGEVEFSTEMVILSPVDPAAGARTLFYEVPNRGRNLSFPLLNAVTKAGPAFTVDDPGDGFLMRQGFTIVWSGWQTDLGDTLMDIALPVLAGVTGPSREEFIFEDAKPVSTAKLTYPAADLDPAKATLTVRAKTGDARGTPAGLSFRFVDAQTVEITRPAGLDGGAIYEFIYPARDAVPAGLGFIATADLVSFLRGHGPAEVKSPLGPIDHTMGLGISQSGRFLRDFVFRGFNADAGGKPVFDGVMPHIAGSRKTFTNDPFAQPGRYSRQHEDHDYPGDQFPFTYVDMTDPVSGRTDGILKACTATQTCPKVIHTDTSTEFWQGRAALVSTAPDGTALTMPDTVRLFFLAGAPHFNAWGAASRADKTCLYPTNPLSVGPTLRALTVAMKDWVKEGKAPRPSVFPAGKDALVAPEALGLPRIDGTVPHPPVNGLNVRDSAVPPKDGAAYAILVPKVDADGMALGGVREVPVAAPLGTYWGWNLRRAGFAPGELCSLTGSYVAFPKTPLNSDSRAPLSARYSSLQDYEAAVAKAADGLIADGLMLTEDRAMVLKAAPNFPAAQ is encoded by the coding sequence ATGACCAAGCCCACCCGCCCCCGCACCGCCCGAAACGCCGGCCTCCCCTGGCGCCGCCCCCACGCCCTCGCCGCGTCTCTCGCCCTTGGGGCGACCGCCGCCCTTCTCGGCCCGGCGGCGGCGGAGGTGACGCGCCTTGAAGGCCTCACACGCACCCCCGCCTATGACGGCCGCAGCTTCGGTGCCGCCGGCGCCTATGAGAAGATCGAGGCGCGGGTGCGTTTCGCCATCGACCCCAAGTCCGAGCGCGCGCGGAAAGTGGCGGGCATCGACAAAGCGCCGGTGAACGCAAAGGGCGAGGTGGAATTCTCCACCGAGATGGTCATCCTTTCCCCCGTGGACCCGGCCGCCGGCGCGCGGACGCTGTTCTACGAGGTGCCCAATCGCGGGCGGAACCTGTCTTTCCCCCTGCTGAACGCGGTGACCAAGGCTGGTCCCGCCTTCACGGTGGACGATCCCGGCGACGGCTTCCTGATGCGCCAGGGCTTCACGATCGTATGGAGCGGCTGGCAGACGGACCTGGGCGACACGCTCATGGACATCGCCCTGCCGGTGCTGGCGGGCGTCACCGGGCCCTCCCGCGAGGAATTCATCTTCGAGGATGCCAAGCCGGTCAGCACGGCCAAGCTCACCTATCCCGCCGCCGACCTAGACCCCGCCAAGGCCACCCTCACCGTGCGCGCGAAGACGGGGGATGCGCGTGGCACGCCTGCCGGCCTCTCCTTCCGCTTCGTGGATGCCCAGACGGTGGAGATCACCCGCCCGGCAGGCCTTGATGGCGGGGCCATCTATGAGTTCATCTATCCGGCCCGCGACGCGGTGCCCGCCGGCCTCGGCTTCATCGCCACGGCGGACCTCGTCTCCTTCCTGCGCGGCCATGGGCCGGCGGAGGTGAAGAGCCCGCTCGGCCCCATCGACCACACGATGGGCCTCGGCATCTCGCAATCGGGGCGCTTCCTGCGCGATTTCGTCTTTCGGGGCTTCAATGCGGATGCCGGCGGAAAGCCCGTCTTCGACGGCGTGATGCCGCATATCGCCGGCTCCCGGAAGACCTTCACCAACGACCCCTTCGCCCAGCCCGGCCGCTATTCGCGCCAGCATGAGGATCACGATTATCCCGGCGACCAGTTCCCCTTCACCTATGTGGACATGACCGACCCGGTAAGCGGGCGCACCGATGGCATCCTGAAGGCCTGCACGGCAACACAGACCTGCCCGAAGGTGATCCACACCGACACCTCCACCGAATTCTGGCAGGGCCGCGCGGCGCTCGTCTCCACCGCGCCCGACGGCACGGCCCTGACCATGCCGGACACGGTGCGCCTGTTCTTCCTGGCCGGCGCACCGCACTTCAATGCGTGGGGCGCGGCGTCGCGGGCAGACAAGACCTGCCTTTATCCCACCAATCCCCTGAGCGTCGGCCCGACGCTGCGGGCGTTGACGGTGGCCATGAAGGACTGGGTGAAGGAGGGCAAGGCGCCGCGCCCCTCGGTCTTCCCCGCCGGCAAGGACGCCCTGGTGGCGCCGGAAGCGCTCGGCCTGCCGCGCATCGACGGCACCGTGCCGCACCCGCCGGTGAACGGCCTGAATGTGCGTGACAGCGCCGTGCCACCGAAGGATGGCGCTGCCTATGCCATTCTGGTGCCGAAGGTGGATGCGGACGGCATGGCGCTCGGCGGGGTGCGGGAGGTGCCGGTGGCCGCGCCGCTCGGCACCTATTGGGGTTGGAATCTGCGGCGCGCGGGCTTTGCCCCCGGCGAGCTCTGTAGCCTGACCGGCAGCTATGTCGCCTTTCCCAAGACCCCGCTCAATTCCGACAGCCGCGCGCCGCTCTCCGCCCGCTATTCTTCGCTCCAGGACTATGAGGCGGCGGTGGCCAAGGCCGCCGATGGCCTCATCGCCGACGGACTGATGCTGACCGAGGATCGCGCCATGGTCCTGAAGGCCGCGCCGAACTTTCCGGCCGCCCAGTGA
- a CDS encoding acetyl-CoA carboxylase carboxyltransferase subunit alpha, protein MRSYLDFEKPVAELEAKVEELRALSTGDGVAIADDVQRLEAKAAEALAQLYASLTPWQKTLVARHPLRPHFADFAKGLFEEFTPLAGDRKFGEDEAIIGGFARFRGEAVCVIGHEKGSTTETRIRHNFGMARPEGYRKAVRLMELADRFNVPVIALVDTAGAYPGIGAEERGQAEAIARSTDACLSLGAPNVAVIIGEGGSGGAIAIATANKVLMLEHAIYSVISPEGAASILWRDTAKAQDAATNMKITAQDLQRFGVVDTIIREPRGGAHRDPEAAIAAAGDAISDALSQLAGLDPAAVRKARREKFLAIGRTL, encoded by the coding sequence ATGCGCAGCTATTTGGACTTCGAGAAGCCGGTGGCCGAGCTCGAGGCGAAGGTGGAAGAATTGCGTGCCCTGTCCACCGGGGACGGCGTCGCCATCGCCGACGACGTGCAGCGCCTGGAGGCCAAGGCGGCCGAGGCGCTGGCCCAGCTCTATGCGAGCCTCACCCCCTGGCAGAAGACCCTGGTGGCCCGCCATCCCCTGCGGCCGCACTTCGCCGATTTCGCCAAGGGCCTGTTCGAGGAATTCACCCCGCTCGCCGGCGACCGCAAGTTCGGCGAGGACGAGGCCATCATTGGCGGCTTCGCCCGTTTCCGCGGCGAAGCGGTGTGCGTGATCGGCCATGAGAAGGGCTCCACCACCGAGACCCGCATCCGGCACAATTTCGGCATGGCCCGCCCCGAAGGCTACCGCAAGGCGGTGCGCCTGATGGAGCTGGCGGACCGCTTCAACGTGCCGGTCATCGCGCTGGTGGATACCGCCGGCGCCTATCCCGGCATCGGCGCGGAAGAGCGCGGGCAGGCGGAAGCCATCGCCCGCTCCACCGATGCCTGCCTTTCGCTGGGCGCCCCCAATGTGGCCGTCATCATCGGCGAGGGCGGCTCGGGCGGGGCCATCGCCATCGCCACCGCCAACAAAGTTCTGATGCTGGAGCACGCCATCTATTCGGTGATCTCGCCGGAAGGAGCCGCCTCCATCCTGTGGCGCGACACCGCCAAGGCCCAGGACGCGGCGACCAACATGAAGATCACCGCGCAGGACCTTCAGCGCTTCGGGGTGGTGGACACCATCATCCGCGAACCGCGCGGCGGCGCCCATCGGGATCCCGAGGCCGCCATCGCGGCCGCGGGCGACGCCATTTCCGACGCCCTCTCCCAGCTGGCCGGCCTTGATCCGGCGGCGGTGCGCAAGGCGCGGCGGGAGAAGTTCCTGGCCATCGGCCGCACCCTCTGA
- a CDS encoding transglutaminase family protein, with the protein MLYDVRQTTTYTYGTTVRSARQVLRMTPVDRMPHQHVIAHMLNTQPRPTEMEQGTDFFGNAVAWATFDTPHDRLDISTRARIDVHAVVLPDPETTPMVDEVRREAFASTDLGPSSPVHALYPSRAIPLDAEITDWTAQSCPANRPILAAALEVMTRIHDDFAYMPGTTDVTTLPAEAFAARRGVCQDFAHVMIAGFRGLGLPARYVSGYLRTVPPPGQERLAGADATHAWAEVWCGPELGWVGLDPTNSIPAGEDHIILAIGRDYADVAPVDGVIVASGEHGLAVGVDVVPVERPQADAPAS; encoded by the coding sequence ATGCTCTACGACGTGCGCCAGACCACCACCTACACCTATGGCACCACCGTGCGCTCGGCCCGGCAGGTGCTGCGCATGACGCCGGTGGACCGCATGCCCCACCAGCACGTCATCGCCCATATGCTGAACACCCAGCCCCGTCCCACGGAGATGGAGCAGGGCACCGATTTCTTCGGCAATGCGGTGGCCTGGGCCACCTTCGACACGCCCCATGACCGGCTGGACATTTCCACCCGCGCCCGCATCGACGTGCATGCGGTGGTGCTGCCCGACCCCGAGACCACCCCGATGGTGGACGAGGTGCGCCGGGAGGCCTTCGCCAGCACGGACCTCGGCCCCTCTTCGCCGGTCCATGCGCTCTATCCCAGCCGCGCCATTCCGCTGGACGCCGAAATCACGGACTGGACCGCCCAGAGCTGCCCCGCCAACCGGCCGATCCTTGCCGCCGCGCTGGAGGTGATGACGCGCATCCATGACGACTTTGCCTATATGCCCGGCACCACCGACGTGACCACCTTGCCGGCGGAAGCCTTCGCCGCCCGGCGCGGGGTGTGCCAGGACTTCGCCCATGTGATGATTGCCGGCTTCCGGGGCCTCGGCCTGCCGGCGCGCTATGTGTCCGGCTATCTGCGCACCGTCCCCCCGCCCGGCCAGGAGCGCCTCGCCGGTGCCGACGCCACCCATGCCTGGGCGGAGGTGTGGTGCGGGCCGGAACTGGGCTGGGTCGGGCTCGACCCCACCAATTCCATCCCCGCCGGGGAGGACCACATCATCCTCGCCATCGGCCGCGACTATGCCGACGTCGCCCCGGTGGACGGCGTCATCGTCGCCTCTGGGGAGCACGGCCTCGCGGTGGGTGTGGATGTGGTCCCGGTGGAGCGACCGCAGGCGGACGCGCCGGCCTCCTGA
- a CDS encoding YggT family protein, with translation MRAILDVILIVLQLYVWVLIAAAVLSWLVAFNVVNPYNQFVRSVGEFIYRITEPVLAPIRSILPSLGGLDLSPMVLILIIFFIERVIGLYVYPYVF, from the coding sequence ATGCGCGCCATTCTCGACGTCATCCTGATCGTGCTCCAGCTTTATGTCTGGGTGCTGATCGCCGCCGCCGTGCTGTCGTGGCTGGTGGCCTTCAATGTCGTCAATCCCTACAATCAATTCGTCCGCTCCGTGGGCGAGTTCATCTATCGCATCACTGAGCCGGTCCTGGCGCCCATCCGCTCCATCCTGCCGAGCCTCGGCGGCCTCGATTTGTCGCCCATGGTGCTGATCCTCATCATCTTCTTCATCGAGCGGGTGATCGGCCTCTACGTCTATCCCTACGTCTTCTGA
- a CDS encoding LysR family transcriptional regulator codes for MNPSPLAALDWERQRAFLAVLREGSLSGAARVLGATQPTVRRRIEDLERHLGVALFTRSPAGLTPTALARELAAPAEAMAAAAAAFARTASAEAGSSAGRVRITASEVIGMEVLPPILARVREAHPGLVLEVALTNRNEDLLARQADIAVRMVRPVQEGLLARRVGHIALGLHGHRRLLDAWGRPSTLADAKKLPLVGYETETSSVRAFKTLHGVDLSPDDFVFRSDSDLAQLAAIRAGLGIGICQVGLAARDPLLERVVADMTFALETFVVTHEDLREVRRVRLVFDALVEGLTAYAGRG; via the coding sequence ATGAACCCCTCCCCACTCGCCGCCCTCGACTGGGAACGCCAGCGCGCCTTTCTGGCGGTGCTGCGGGAAGGCAGCCTGTCCGGCGCGGCGCGGGTGCTGGGGGCGACGCAGCCCACGGTGCGCCGGCGGATCGAGGACCTGGAGCGCCATCTGGGCGTCGCCCTCTTCACCCGATCGCCCGCCGGCCTCACCCCCACGGCGCTCGCCCGCGAATTGGCCGCGCCGGCCGAGGCCATGGCGGCGGCGGCCGCCGCCTTCGCCCGCACCGCCTCTGCCGAGGCGGGCTCCAGCGCGGGCCGTGTGCGCATCACCGCCAGCGAGGTGATCGGCATGGAGGTGCTGCCGCCGATCCTGGCGCGCGTGCGGGAGGCCCATCCCGGCCTTGTCCTGGAAGTGGCCCTCACCAACCGCAACGAGGACCTGCTCGCCCGACAGGCGGACATTGCCGTGCGCATGGTGCGCCCGGTGCAGGAGGGGCTGCTGGCCCGCCGTGTGGGGCACATCGCCCTCGGCCTGCACGGCCATCGGCGCCTGCTGGATGCCTGGGGCCGGCCCTCGACTCTGGCAGATGCGAAAAAGCTGCCTTTGGTGGGCTATGAGACGGAAACGTCCTCCGTGCGCGCCTTCAAGACCCTGCACGGCGTGGACCTCTCGCCGGACGACTTCGTCTTCCGCTCTGACAGCGATCTGGCGCAACTGGCCGCCATCCGGGCGGGGCTGGGGATCGGCATCTGCCAGGTGGGCCTTGCCGCCCGCGATCCGCTGCTGGAGCGGGTGGTGGCGGACATGACCTTCGCGCTGGAGACCTTCGTGGTCACCCACGAGGATTTGCGCGAGGTGCGGCGCGTGCGGCTCGTCTTCGACGCTTTGGTGGAAGGCCTCACCGCCTATGCGGGCCGGGGCTGA
- a CDS encoding circularly permuted type 2 ATP-grasp protein — MGQVAESEERTEAFRAAAVASFVGGYAPLPGVRDEMMDADGQPRPHWAPFLAALAELGPEELRRRFDAADRYLRDSGVFYRVYDDGGGRERPWSLSHVPLLIDKPDWEVLSAGLIERAELLDRLLRDLYGPASLVSEGALPAAAVAGSPEFLRPLVGVKPRGGRYLRFYAADVGRGPDGRWWVLNDRTQAPSGVGYALENRLALTRALPDTSRQMRMERLAGFFQTFRNSLIKLDRTGEGRIGLLTPGPLNETYFEHALLARYLGFLLVEGEDLSVRSDAAFVRTVAGLKRIDVLLRRLDSDFADPLELNARSRLGVPGLVSAVRNHALVLANALGSGLVEAPALMAFLPRLAVRLLGRPLALPHVGTWWCGQEAERTQVMESLDSLVIASAFGQRVNVLGARGSVLGADLTGAERRRLSALMARRGSDLVGQDVARLSTMPVWTGEKLVPRPFTLRVFLCATDEGWTVMPGGFCRIAESLDARAFSIQRGDRSADVWVLADTEVGTQTLLPSPDNVRVRRSSGTLPSRSADNLFWLGRYVERTEATLRLVRALVGRLAETESSSGPLVTRILSLLSSWGAMPANMARATPGFCAVAALTRPDLPGGLPQLVRSARASASVIRDRFSPDAWRALVELEACLNAPVPAAPSEADAHERADAALRIVAAFSGLASENMNRLTGWRFLEMGRRIERSIVLLRYARTFAEPGVPSGALDVLLQLADSQITYRSRYVTMEARGPVLDLVLLDPDNPRSLAFQVQRMAAHLQVLPGRNPDEPPPLSERIIARMRADLIASSAETFEFEDFDALEQDLMLLSDEISTHYFIQGPAADAEWQGPN; from the coding sequence ATGGGGCAGGTGGCGGAAAGCGAGGAGCGGACCGAGGCGTTCCGGGCGGCGGCGGTGGCGAGCTTCGTCGGCGGCTATGCGCCCCTGCCGGGGGTGCGCGACGAGATGATGGACGCGGATGGCCAGCCGCGCCCCCATTGGGCGCCGTTCCTGGCGGCCCTGGCCGAGCTTGGCCCCGAGGAACTGCGCCGTCGCTTTGATGCCGCCGACCGCTATCTGCGCGACAGCGGCGTGTTCTATCGCGTCTATGACGATGGCGGCGGGCGCGAGCGGCCCTGGTCGCTCAGCCATGTGCCGCTGCTCATCGACAAGCCGGACTGGGAGGTGCTCTCCGCCGGCCTGATCGAGCGGGCCGAATTGCTGGACCGGCTGCTGCGCGACCTCTACGGCCCGGCGAGCCTGGTCAGCGAAGGGGCCCTTCCTGCGGCGGCGGTGGCGGGCAGTCCCGAATTCCTGCGGCCCCTGGTGGGTGTGAAGCCGCGCGGCGGGCGCTATCTGCGCTTCTATGCCGCCGATGTGGGGCGCGGCCCGGATGGGCGCTGGTGGGTGCTGAACGACCGTACCCAGGCGCCCTCGGGCGTGGGCTATGCACTGGAAAACCGCCTCGCCCTCACCCGCGCCTTGCCGGACACCTCGCGGCAGATGCGCATGGAGCGCCTCGCCGGCTTCTTCCAGACTTTCCGCAACTCCCTCATCAAGCTCGACCGCACGGGGGAGGGGCGCATCGGCCTGCTGACCCCCGGCCCGCTCAACGAGACCTATTTCGAGCATGCCTTGCTCGCCCGCTATCTGGGCTTCCTGCTGGTGGAGGGCGAGGACCTCTCGGTGCGCTCGGACGCCGCTTTCGTGCGCACCGTGGCGGGATTGAAACGCATCGACGTGTTGCTGCGCCGCCTCGATTCGGACTTTGCCGACCCGCTGGAACTGAATGCCCGCTCGCGCCTCGGCGTGCCCGGCCTCGTCTCGGCGGTGCGCAACCATGCCCTGGTGCTCGCCAATGCCCTGGGCTCGGGCCTGGTGGAGGCACCCGCGCTGATGGCCTTCCTGCCCCGCCTCGCGGTGCGCCTCCTCGGCCGCCCGCTGGCCTTGCCCCATGTGGGCACCTGGTGGTGCGGGCAGGAGGCGGAGCGCACCCAGGTGATGGAGAGCCTGGATTCCCTGGTGATCGCCTCCGCCTTCGGGCAGCGGGTCAACGTGCTCGGTGCGCGCGGCTCGGTCCTGGGCGCGGACCTGACAGGCGCCGAGCGGCGGCGTCTGTCCGCCCTCATGGCCCGGCGCGGCTCGGACCTGGTGGGCCAGGACGTGGCGCGCCTGTCTACCATGCCTGTGTGGACCGGCGAGAAGCTGGTGCCGCGCCCCTTCACCCTGCGCGTCTTCCTGTGTGCCACCGACGAGGGCTGGACGGTGATGCCCGGCGGCTTCTGCCGCATTGCGGAGAGCCTCGACGCCCGCGCCTTCTCCATCCAGAGGGGCGACCGCTCGGCGGACGTGTGGGTGCTGGCCGACACCGAGGTGGGCACCCAGACCCTGCTGCCGAGCCCCGACAATGTGCGGGTGCGCCGCTCCTCGGGCACGCTGCCCAGCCGCTCGGCGGACAATCTGTTCTGGCTCGGGCGCTATGTGGAGCGCACCGAGGCGACGCTGCGCCTGGTGCGGGCCCTGGTGGGCCGCCTTGCGGAGACGGAATCCTCCTCCGGTCCGTTGGTCACCCGCATTCTCTCGCTGCTGTCCTCCTGGGGCGCCATGCCGGCCAATATGGCGCGGGCCACCCCTGGGTTCTGCGCCGTGGCGGCACTCACCCGGCCGGACCTGCCGGGCGGCCTGCCGCAACTGGTGCGCTCGGCGCGGGCGTCGGCATCTGTCATCCGCGACCGCTTCTCGCCCGATGCCTGGCGGGCCCTGGTGGAACTGGAAGCCTGCCTCAACGCCCCCGTTCCCGCTGCCCCTTCGGAAGCCGACGCCCATGAGCGGGCGGACGCGGCGCTACGCATCGTCGCAGCCTTTTCCGGCCTGGCCTCCGAGAACATGAACCGGCTCACCGGCTGGCGTTTCCTGGAGATGGGCCGGCGCATCGAGCGGTCCATCGTGCTCCTGCGCTATGCCCGCACCTTCGCCGAGCCGGGCGTGCCCAGCGGCGCGCTGGACGTGCTGTTGCAACTGGCGGACAGTCAGATCACCTATCGCAGCCGCTATGTGACCATGGAGGCGCGCGGGCCGGTGCTCGACCTCGTCCTGCTGGACCCGGACAATCCCCGCTCGCTGGCCTTCCAGGTGCAGCGCATGGCGGCCCATCTCCAGGTGCTGCCCGGTCGCAATCCCGACGAGCCGCCGCCTTTGTCGGAGCGCATCATCGCCCGCATGCGCGCCGACCTCATCGCCTCCAGCGCCGAGACGTTCGAGTTCGAGGATTTCGACGCCCTGGAGCAGGATCTGATGCTGCTCTCGGACGAGATCTCCACCCATTATTTCATCCAAGGCCCCGCCGCCGACGCGGAATGGCAAGGGCCGAACTGA
- a CDS encoding L,D-transpeptidase family protein has protein sequence MSRLLPLLPRLRLAALAAVAAVALAGCNGENYETSARARQPLSPQTLALISEKGMTPQSPILVRIYKQEAELEVWKQKTDGEFALFKTYPICRWSGDLGPKVKVGDRQAPEGFYTITPGQMNPNSNYYLSFNLGFPNAYDRSYGRSGDFLMVHGDCSSAGCYSMTDEQMAEIYALGREAFAGGQKSFQVQALPFRMTPTNMAKYRNNPNMPFWKNLKEGVDAFDVTMREPKVNVCDRRYVFNATAAPGRGFDATMACPSYTIPPAIAQAVQAKQHADEQKVAALVGSVSAPYSRAGIDGGMHPVFLASYKEKNPGQELKTIPPGPAPGTMPGRTTNPPNVADDGFSPVGSPANTHVTTNTYGRSLLALRAPEEPGSNPHAPAPAATLASGSLSIANLLGGGAKEEEAPDTSATMAANAPLPLPRPASAPSGSTASVYVPAPQQTASLATGSFVPAPGTLATGTFTPTR, from the coding sequence TTGAGCCGCCTGCTGCCCCTTCTTCCGCGCCTGCGCCTCGCCGCTCTGGCTGCGGTTGCCGCCGTCGCGCTCGCCGGCTGCAATGGCGAGAATTACGAGACCTCCGCCCGCGCCCGCCAGCCTCTCTCGCCCCAGACGCTCGCCCTCATTTCCGAGAAGGGAATGACGCCGCAGAGCCCGATCCTGGTGCGCATCTATAAGCAGGAGGCGGAGCTTGAGGTTTGGAAGCAGAAGACGGACGGCGAGTTCGCCCTCTTCAAGACCTATCCCATCTGCCGCTGGTCGGGCGATCTCGGCCCCAAGGTGAAGGTGGGCGACCGCCAGGCGCCGGAGGGCTTCTATACGATCACCCCGGGTCAGATGAACCCGAACTCCAATTACTACCTCTCCTTCAATCTGGGCTTCCCCAACGCCTATGACCGGTCCTATGGCCGCTCGGGCGACTTCCTCATGGTGCATGGCGACTGCTCGTCCGCCGGCTGCTATTCCATGACCGACGAGCAGATGGCCGAAATCTATGCCCTGGGCCGCGAGGCGTTCGCAGGCGGGCAGAAGTCGTTCCAGGTGCAGGCGCTGCCTTTCCGCATGACGCCCACCAACATGGCCAAGTATCGCAACAATCCCAACATGCCCTTCTGGAAGAACCTGAAGGAGGGCGTGGACGCCTTCGACGTCACCATGCGCGAGCCGAAGGTGAATGTGTGCGACCGGCGCTATGTGTTCAACGCCACCGCCGCCCCCGGGCGCGGCTTCGACGCCACCATGGCCTGCCCCAGCTACACCATCCCCCCCGCCATCGCCCAGGCCGTGCAGGCCAAGCAGCATGCGGACGAGCAGAAGGTGGCGGCGCTGGTGGGCAGCGTCTCGGCGCCCTATAGCCGCGCTGGCATCGATGGCGGCATGCACCCGGTCTTCCTGGCCAGCTACAAGGAAAAGAATCCGGGCCAGGAGCTGAAGACCATTCCGCCAGGCCCCGCGCCGGGCACCATGCCGGGCCGGACCACCAATCCGCCGAACGTGGCGGACGACGGCTTCAGCCCGGTGGGCTCGCCCGCCAACACCCATGTGACCACCAACACCTATGGCCGGTCCCTGCTGGCCCTGCGCGCGCCGGAGGAGCCCGGCTCCAACCCGCACGCGCCCGCGCCGGCCGCGACGCTGGCCTCCGGCAGCCTGTCCATCGCCAACCTGCTCGGCGGCGGCGCGAAGGAAGAAGAGGCACCGGACACCTCCGCCACCATGGCGGCCAATGCGCCCTTGCCCCTCCCGCGCCCTGCAAGTGCGCCGAGCGGCAGCACCGCCTCCGTCTACGTCCCTGCCCCACAGCAGACGGCGAGCCTTGCCACCGGCAGCTTCGTCCCGGCCCCCGGAACGCTGGCCACCGGCACCTTCACGCCCACGCGCTGA
- a CDS encoding NAD(P)H-binding protein has product MSELSPRLALVVGANGGIGSETALALARHGWAIRALVRDPAKAPRQSGWAYVAGDAMDRHTVVSAARGAGLIVHAVNPPGYRAWNRLVLPMIDNTIAAAEAAGARILLPGTLYNYGPDAYPLVAEEAPQRPQTRKGRIRVEMEARLEAAAARGVRSLILRAGDFFGPRSGNNWFGQGLIKPGKPLSSILYPGVPGIGHAWAYLPDVAETFARLAARHDDLPAFARFHFDGQWDADGTSVIAAIRRAAGAPRVPVRAFPWWLLAVAAPFNETLRELREMRPLWQQPARLDNRRLVSFLGEEPRTPLAVAVTATLAGLGVVVASGDGPSALPLRGRR; this is encoded by the coding sequence ATGTCCGAACTTTCCCCCCGCTTGGCCCTGGTGGTCGGTGCCAATGGCGGCATTGGCAGCGAGACCGCCTTGGCACTCGCCCGCCACGGCTGGGCCATCCGCGCCTTGGTGCGCGACCCCGCCAAGGCGCCCCGCCAATCGGGCTGGGCCTATGTGGCGGGGGATGCCATGGACCGCCATACGGTGGTGTCGGCGGCGCGGGGCGCCGGCCTCATCGTGCATGCGGTGAACCCGCCCGGCTATCGGGCCTGGAACCGGCTGGTCCTGCCCATGATCGACAATACCATCGCAGCGGCGGAGGCGGCGGGCGCCCGCATCCTGCTGCCCGGCACGCTCTATAATTACGGGCCGGACGCCTATCCCCTCGTCGCCGAAGAGGCGCCCCAGCGGCCGCAGACCCGCAAGGGCCGGATTCGCGTTGAGATGGAAGCTCGGCTGGAGGCGGCGGCGGCGCGGGGCGTGCGCTCTCTTATCCTGCGCGCCGGTGATTTTTTCGGGCCGCGCTCGGGCAACAATTGGTTCGGCCAGGGACTGATAAAGCCTGGCAAGCCCTTGAGCTCCATCCTCTATCCCGGCGTGCCCGGCATCGGCCATGCCTGGGCCTACCTGCCGGATGTGGCCGAAACCTTCGCCCGCCTCGCCGCGCGGCACGACGACCTGCCGGCCTTCGCCCGCTTCCATTTTGACGGGCAGTGGGATGCCGACGGCACGTCCGTGATCGCCGCCATCCGCCGCGCGGCGGGCGCACCGCGCGTGCCGGTGCGCGCCTTTCCCTGGTGGCTGCTGGCGGTGGCGGCGCCGTTCAACGAGACGCTGCGCGAGCTGCGGGAGATGCGGCCTTTGTGGCAGCAGCCGGCGCGGCTCGACAATCGCCGCCTCGTGTCCTTCCTGGGCGAGGAGCCGCGCACGCCCCTGGCCGTGGCCGTGACCGCGACGCTGGCAGGGCTTGGTGTCGTGGTGGCGAGCGGGGACGGCCCGTCCGCCTTGCCGCTGCGCGGGCGAAGGTGA